In a single window of the Campylobacter fetus subsp. testudinum 03-427 genome:
- a CDS encoding phosphomannomutase/phosphoglucomutase (bifunctional~Pfam matches to PF02878.12 PGM_PMM_I, and to PF02879.12 PGM_PMM_II, and to PF02880.12 PGM_PMM_III, and to PF00408.16 PGM_PMM_IV), giving the protein MFDTIFREYDIRGIYEKDLNETSVKAIGYCLGTEMAKRGVETLSVGYDARLSADTLFKYLISGLNEAKMRVFDIGMLPTPVGYFSVFTDVFDANVMITGSHNPKEYNGFKITIRKDSFFGADLQKLKDSVNEFISSKREIKDNFEAQKYDILSKYVEFYKNEFSHLAGLKTKIICDCANGAAGITLEPIIKALSLNATILYKEPNGNFPNHHPDPSEEKNLKDLKDALNGEYEIGFGFDGDADRIAVLTKKRSIKGDELAYLYAKNMKNPRVLGEVKCSQNMYDEIDKIGKSFMGKTGHSNIKKAMKELNIDMAAEVSGHIFFKERFFGFDDAVYAMIRVLELIAKGFDLDNELDNLPRLYSSDEIKIDTTEEMKFKIIDELKKELHNTKNGLPKIVDVIDIDGVRIKFENGWGLVRASNTTPVLVARFEAGSLETKELLEQKVLSLVQKLKAKI; this is encoded by the coding sequence ATGTTTGATACGATTTTTAGAGAGTATGATATCAGGGGTATTTATGAAAAAGATCTAAACGAAACCAGCGTTAAGGCTATAGGTTATTGTTTGGGTACTGAGATGGCTAAAAGAGGTGTTGAAACGCTTAGTGTTGGATATGACGCGAGGCTTAGTGCAGATACTCTTTTTAAATATTTAATTAGTGGCTTAAACGAAGCTAAAATGAGAGTATTTGATATAGGTATGCTTCCGACTCCTGTTGGGTATTTTAGCGTTTTTACAGATGTTTTTGACGCAAACGTGATGATCACTGGAAGTCATAATCCAAAAGAGTACAATGGCTTTAAAATTACAATTCGTAAAGATAGCTTTTTTGGTGCAGATCTACAAAAATTAAAAGATAGCGTAAATGAGTTCATTTCTTCTAAAAGAGAGATAAAAGATAATTTTGAAGCACAAAAATACGATATCTTAAGCAAATATGTAGAGTTTTATAAAAATGAGTTTTCGCATTTAGCGGGGCTTAAGACAAAGATTATTTGTGATTGTGCAAACGGCGCTGCTGGCATCACTTTAGAACCGATAATAAAAGCTTTGAGTTTAAACGCTACTATACTTTATAAAGAACCAAACGGAAACTTTCCAAATCACCATCCAGATCCTAGCGAAGAGAAAAATTTAAAAGATCTAAAAGATGCTTTAAATGGTGAATATGAGATTGGTTTTGGGTTTGATGGAGACGCCGATAGAATAGCAGTTTTAACTAAAAAAAGAAGCATAAAGGGTGACGAATTAGCCTATTTATATGCAAAAAATATGAAAAATCCTAGAGTTTTGGGTGAGGTTAAATGTTCGCAAAATATGTATGATGAAATAGATAAAATCGGCAAATCTTTTATGGGTAAAACAGGTCATAGCAATATAAAAAAGGCTATGAAAGAGCTAAATATCGATATGGCAGCTGAGGTTAGCGGTCATATATTTTTTAAAGAGCGATTTTTTGGTTTTGATGACGCAGTTTATGCGATGATAAGAGTTTTGGAGCTTATCGCAAAGGGATTTGACCTTGATAATGAGCTTGATAACCTTCCAAGGCTATACTCGAGTGACGAGATAAAAATAGATACAACAGAAGAGATGAAATTTAAAATTATAGATGAATTAAAAAAAGAACTTCATAATACCAAAAACGGACTTCCTAAGATAGTTGATGTTATCGATATAGACGGTGTTAGGATTAAATTTGAAAATGGCTGGGGTCTTGTAAGAGCTTCAAATACGACACCTGTTTTAGTAGCTAGATTTGAAGCTGGTTCGTTAGAAACTAAAGAGCTTTTAGAACAAAAAGTACTATCTTTAGTACAAAAGTTAAAGGCAAAAATATGA
- a CDS encoding bifunctional mannose-6-phosphate isomerase / mannose-1-phosphate guanylyltransferase (Pfam matches to PF01050.14 MannoseP_isomer, and to PF00483.19 NTP_transferase), which produces MTNVILCGGSGTRLWPLSRALLPKQFVKIFDNDSLFSKTLKRNSFAENRIIICNESHYFLALDECGDNSAKFILEPFGKNTAAPIVFCALSVDKDEILLVTPSDHLIELEDEYNRSIKAAVELANDGKLVTFGITPNEPNTGYGYIKADGNSVKSFIEKPNLKKAKELLAQGDCYFNSGMFCFKAGVFIDQMQKYAPNILEQARQAILNVENNSGITRIKPEYMQNIDDISIDYALMQKSENIAMVSLNAGWSDMGSFDELSKKVQSSPSTSIDANNNFVISYKSSALVDVDDLIIVDTKDALLVTKKGSSQKVKNVYNLIKKTNPNLCEIHTKAYRPWGSYEVLEDAPNFKIKKIIVKPHKRLSLQKHLHRSEHWVVVSGEALVTIEHKETLLKNNQSIYIEKQKLHRLENKLDTDLILIEVQVGDYLGEDDIIRIEDDYSRK; this is translated from the coding sequence ATGACGAATGTAATTCTTTGCGGAGGTAGCGGAACTAGACTTTGGCCGCTTTCTAGAGCACTTTTGCCAAAACAGTTTGTAAAAATCTTTGATAATGATTCACTATTTAGTAAAACATTAAAACGTAATAGTTTTGCTGAAAATAGAATAATTATCTGTAACGAAAGTCACTATTTTTTGGCGCTTGATGAGTGCGGAGACAACAGTGCTAAGTTTATTTTAGAACCATTTGGAAAAAATACCGCAGCTCCTATAGTATTTTGTGCTTTGAGTGTAGATAAGGATGAAATTTTGCTAGTTACGCCAAGTGATCATCTAATCGAGCTTGAAGACGAATATAACAGATCTATAAAAGCTGCAGTAGAGTTGGCAAATGATGGTAAGCTAGTGACATTTGGTATTACCCCAAATGAGCCAAACACGGGATATGGCTATATAAAAGCCGATGGAAACAGCGTTAAAAGCTTTATAGAAAAGCCAAATTTAAAAAAAGCAAAAGAGCTTTTGGCGCAGGGCGATTGTTATTTTAATAGCGGAATGTTCTGTTTTAAAGCTGGAGTTTTTATTGATCAAATGCAAAAATACGCTCCAAATATTCTTGAACAGGCGCGTCAAGCTATCTTAAATGTGGAAAATAATTCTGGTATAACGCGCATTAAACCAGAATATATGCAAAATATCGATGATATCAGCATTGATTACGCTTTGATGCAAAAAAGTGAAAATATCGCTATGGTTTCATTAAATGCTGGGTGGAGTGATATGGGAAGTTTTGATGAATTGTCCAAAAAGGTTCAAAGTTCTCCATCAACAAGCATAGACGCGAATAACAATTTTGTTATCAGCTATAAAAGTAGTGCTTTAGTAGATGTTGATGATCTTATCATAGTAGATACCAAAGATGCTCTTTTAGTTACCAAAAAAGGCAGTTCTCAAAAAGTAAAAAATGTTTATAATTTAATAAAAAAAACAAATCCAAATTTATGCGAAATTCACACCAAAGCTTATCGTCCGTGGGGAAGTTACGAGGTTTTAGAAGATGCTCCAAATTTTAAAATTAAAAAAATTATAGTAAAACCGCATAAGCGTTTAAGTTTGCAAAAACATCTTCATAGAAGTGAGCATTGGGTGGTTGTTAGCGGTGAAGCTCTAGTCACGATCGAGCACAAAGAGACCCTTTTGAAAAATAACCAGTCAATTTATATAGAAAAGCAAAAGCTCCATAGATTAGAAAATAAACTTGATACAGACCTTATACTTATAGAAGTTCAAGTCGGCGATTATCTTGGCGAGGACGACATAATACGCATAGAAGACGATTATAGTAGGAAGTAA
- the queC gene encoding 7-cyano-7-deazaguanine synthase (Pfam match to PF06508.9 QueC) — protein sequence MVNLKKAVCVISGGMDSALAAYKAKNLGYEIVALHFDYNQRTMDKERECFNLICDDLDVEKRLILDVGFIAQIGGNALTDKTLNIPKDGISENIPITYVPFRNGIFLSIAAALAQKEGCEAIYIGVVEEDSSGYPDCSEQFISSINKAINLGTADDSIVIKTPLVHLSKGDIVKEASSLKVPLELTWSCYENSDFACGVCDSCRLRLKGFKEAKLSDKIPYKS from the coding sequence ATGGTAAATTTAAAAAAAGCTGTTTGTGTGATAAGCGGTGGTATGGATAGTGCTTTAGCGGCGTATAAAGCGAAAAATTTAGGGTATGAGATAGTAGCACTTCATTTTGATTATAATCAACGCACGATGGATAAAGAAAGAGAGTGTTTTAACTTAATTTGTGATGATTTAGATGTTGAAAAACGCTTGATTTTAGATGTGGGTTTTATAGCCCAAATCGGCGGAAATGCTTTAACAGATAAAACTCTTAATATACCAAAAGACGGTATAAGCGAAAATATCCCTATAACTTATGTGCCATTTAGAAACGGTATATTTCTTAGTATAGCAGCAGCTCTAGCACAAAAAGAAGGTTGTGAGGCTATATATATAGGAGTCGTAGAAGAAGATAGCAGCGGATATCCAGACTGTAGCGAGCAGTTTATAAGCTCCATAAACAAAGCTATAAATTTAGGCACCGCAGATGATAGTATAGTTATAAAAACTCCTTTAGTTCATCTCTCAAAAGGTGATATAGTAAAAGAGGCTAGTAGTTTAAAAGTCCCATTAGAGCTTACTTGGAGCTGTTATGAAAATAGTGATTTTGCGTGTGGTGTTTGTGATAGCTGTAGGTTAAGACTAAAAGGTTTTAAAGAGGCAAAACTGAGTGATAAAATACCTTATAAAAGCTGA
- the gltX1 gene encoding glutamyl-tRNA synthetase (Pfam match to PF00749.17 tRNA-synt_1c), with amino-acid sequence MYRFAPSPTGDMHIGNLRAAIFNYICSLQDKSGFILRIEDTDNARNIDGKDKDIFDILTKFNIKWDTLYYQSKNLKFHQEFAAKLLAEKKAFLCFCDETTLETKKEAAKAAGEPYRYDGTCENLSDDEVLNNPHPAAVRLKIKNEPQSFYDAIKGEVKFEPQNIDSFVLLRADKTPTYNFACAIDDMLEGVTFVIRGEDHVSNTPKQNLIREALGYTGKIGYAHLPIILNKEGKKMSKRENSSSVKWLLNRGYMPEAIANYLILLGNKTPCEIFTLEESLQWFSIKNISKSPAKFDEEKLAQINREQIKKASDERLKELGLSKPHLARFYTQECSLISEIKDKIDRIYSKKDISDEWKQNANLIKDAISNLNIPNNFDELKNDIIQITNLKGKSLFMPLRLLLTGSEHGPELKELYALIKDDIKEIIAK; translated from the coding sequence ATGTACCGTTTTGCACCATCTCCAACAGGAGATATGCATATAGGCAACTTAAGAGCTGCTATATTTAATTACATATGCTCATTGCAAGATAAAAGCGGATTTATATTGCGTATCGAAGACACTGATAATGCTAGAAATATAGATGGAAAAGATAAAGATATTTTTGATATATTGACTAAATTTAATATAAAATGGGATACGCTTTATTACCAAAGTAAAAATCTCAAATTTCATCAAGAATTTGCGGCTAAACTTTTGGCTGAAAAGAAAGCATTTTTATGTTTTTGTGATGAAACGACCCTAGAAACTAAAAAAGAAGCCGCAAAAGCAGCAGGTGAGCCGTATAGATATGATGGAACTTGTGAGAATTTAAGCGATGATGAGGTTTTAAACAATCCCCATCCAGCAGCAGTTCGCTTGAAAATCAAAAACGAACCGCAAAGTTTTTATGACGCTATAAAAGGCGAAGTCAAATTTGAACCGCAAAATATCGATAGTTTTGTGCTTTTAAGAGCGGATAAAACTCCTACTTATAACTTTGCTTGTGCTATAGATGATATGCTTGAGGGCGTAACTTTTGTTATCAGAGGCGAAGATCACGTTAGTAATACTCCAAAACAAAATTTGATCCGAGAAGCGCTTGGTTATACTGGTAAAATCGGTTATGCTCATTTGCCTATTATCTTAAATAAAGAAGGCAAAAAGATGAGCAAACGCGAAAATAGCTCATCTGTAAAATGGCTTTTAAATAGAGGCTATATGCCTGAAGCCATTGCGAACTATCTTATTTTATTAGGCAATAAAACTCCTTGCGAGATTTTTACTTTAGAAGAGTCTTTGCAATGGTTTAGCATAAAAAATATTTCTAAATCTCCTGCTAAATTTGACGAGGAAAAGTTAGCTCAAATAAACAGAGAACAGATAAAAAAAGCTAGCGATGAGAGGCTAAAAGAACTTGGTTTATCTAAACCTCATTTGGCTAGATTTTACACTCAAGAGTGTAGTTTGATTTCAGAAATCAAAGATAAAATAGATCGAATTTACTCTAAAAAAGATATCTCAGATGAGTGGAAACAAAATGCAAATTTGATAAAAGATGCCATTTCGAACTTGAACATTCCTAATAATTTTGATGAGTTGAAAAACGATATTATACAAATTACAAATTTAAAAGGAAAGTCTTTGTTTATGCCGCTTCGCTTATTGCTTACAGGAAGCGAGCATGGTCCAGAGCTAAAAGAATTATACGCACTAATCAAAGATGATATAAAGGAGATAATAGCAAAATGA
- a CDS encoding putative membrane protein, YGGT family (Pfam match to PF02325.13 YGGT) → MMVISTFIIALANLLHIVITAYTWIIVAAALISWVNPDPYNKIVQLLHRITAPAYELVRKTKIPTAFGGIDIAPIIVLLVLQFLDLFLVGLLIEISTKI, encoded by the coding sequence ATGATGGTTATAAGCACGTTTATCATAGCACTAGCAAACCTCTTACACATAGTAATCACCGCTTATACGTGGATTATAGTCGCTGCAGCGCTCATCAGTTGGGTAAATCCAGATCCGTATAACAAGATAGTTCAACTTCTACACCGCATAACTGCGCCTGCTTATGAGCTGGTACGAAAAACAAAGATACCAACTGCATTTGGTGGTATAGATATAGCTCCGATTATCGTACTTTTGGTACTGCAATTTTTAGATCTATTTTTAGTAGGATTGTTAATTGAAATTTCTACTAAAATTTAG
- the slt gene encoding soluble lytic murein transglycosylase (Pfam match to PF01464.16 SLT) has protein sequence MKFLLKFSIFIAFIAVFLDAGVISYEQIKQAPKGLAKDYYIYRYINESKKATPNEIKTLRTEVYRYSGKLKKEIETIIGPLKERVVDCKGVNASNIVDANTTCQKMVLGVKFLQTMSKDKRDELAFKFKDSSPELANFIIGFDTPNPVKYYMDTNDTVSYFKFYNTSSNKEKFLNDNNITSSFISHLSSNWQFKTLVNDAVINKKFDNFRLSLLNISPQFTSSEIAFLLGINAIIFNKDDLALEFFKSAAKTSKFASQRDNANFWIYLITKDKSILKTISKSSDINIYSLYAREFSGGGKIKIVVPDPSTKALLNYDYTDPFVWQKTLNKVAKMSQSELIMYGVRFFTKSTLGEYSYIMEKAHNYKLHFYPTPFMEHIGSNDVKRQALILALARQESRFVPSAVSTSYALGMMQFMPFLANHIGKELGISNFDQDDMFRPEIAYKFANYHLDYLEKYLINPIFIAYAYNGGIGFTRRMLQKGDLFSQNSEYKKYEPFLSMELVPYAESRTYAKKVLANYIIYLAILNSNTKISQFFENLMIPGVDEKFRLNLQTAQN, from the coding sequence TTGAAATTTCTACTAAAATTTAGTATATTTATAGCTTTTATAGCTGTTTTTTTAGATGCTGGAGTTATAAGTTATGAGCAGATAAAACAAGCTCCAAAAGGACTTGCAAAAGATTATTATATCTATAGATACATAAATGAGAGTAAAAAAGCGACTCCAAATGAGATAAAAACTCTTAGAACAGAAGTTTATAGATACTCAGGAAAACTTAAAAAAGAGATAGAAACGATCATAGGACCTTTAAAAGAGCGGGTTGTTGATTGCAAAGGTGTAAATGCGAGCAACATAGTAGATGCTAACACTACTTGCCAAAAGATGGTTTTAGGTGTTAAGTTTTTACAAACTATGAGCAAAGACAAAAGAGACGAGTTGGCTTTTAAATTTAAAGATAGTTCTCCTGAACTTGCAAATTTCATTATAGGTTTTGACACCCCAAATCCCGTGAAGTATTATATGGATACAAACGATACGGTAAGTTATTTTAAATTTTATAATACAAGTAGCAACAAAGAGAAGTTTTTAAACGATAATAATATAACTAGTTCGTTTATATCGCATTTATCTAGTAATTGGCAATTTAAAACTCTTGTAAATGATGCTGTGATCAACAAGAAATTTGATAATTTTAGACTATCTTTATTAAATATATCTCCGCAATTTACTAGTTCTGAGATAGCATTTTTGCTTGGAATAAATGCTATTATTTTTAATAAAGACGATTTGGCGCTTGAGTTTTTCAAAAGTGCGGCAAAGACTTCTAAATTTGCTAGTCAAAGAGATAATGCGAATTTTTGGATATATCTCATTACAAAAGATAAATCTATCTTGAAAACCATATCAAAAAGCAGTGATATAAATATATATAGTCTTTATGCAAGAGAGTTTAGCGGTGGAGGCAAGATAAAGATAGTAGTTCCAGATCCTAGCACAAAAGCTTTGTTAAATTATGACTATACAGATCCGTTTGTTTGGCAAAAAACATTAAATAAAGTAGCAAAAATGAGCCAGAGTGAGCTTATTATGTATGGAGTTAGGTTTTTTACTAAAAGCACTCTTGGTGAGTACAGTTATATAATGGAAAAAGCTCATAACTATAAACTTCATTTTTATCCGACTCCGTTTATGGAGCATATCGGCTCAAATGATGTTAAAAGACAAGCTCTTATATTAGCATTAGCAAGGCAAGAAAGCCGCTTTGTGCCAAGTGCTGTTTCTACTTCTTACGCTCTTGGAATGATGCAGTTTATGCCATTTTTAGCAAATCATATAGGAAAAGAGCTAGGTATTTCAAATTTTGATCAAGATGATATGTTTAGGCCTGAGATTGCATATAAATTTGCGAATTATCATTTGGATTATCTGGAAAAATATCTTATAAATCCTATTTTTATAGCTTATGCTTATAATGGAGGAATAGGATTTACAAGACGTATGCTCCAAAAAGGGGATCTATTTAGTCAAAATAGCGAATATAAAAAGTACGAGCCATTTTTATCTATGGAGTTGGTTCCTTACGCTGAGAGTAGAACATATGCTAAAAAAGTTCTTGCAAACTATATTATATATCTTGCTATTTTGAATTCCAATACAAAGATTTCGCAATTTTTCGAAAATTTAATGATACCTGGAGTGGATGAGAAGTTCCGTTTAAATCTGCAAACCGCTCAAAACTAA
- a CDS encoding putative lipoprotein has product MKNAILISIFALFLVSCSDKKVVIQDPLKNELLAYTQKFEDTNDKFLAVGTYLNPIHQDEFLDKKNEHFIISIYPKDSKINYSSFKVNGDNNGTKISVLEDSDPLLKLTTFQMPWGIYLKVSAPQKNSDTLNLSFERFADLNGTSHPLQVSLNFRKIAKSLYWNSK; this is encoded by the coding sequence ATGAAAAATGCTATTTTGATAAGTATCTTTGCTCTATTTTTAGTATCTTGCAGCGATAAAAAAGTAGTTATACAAGATCCGTTAAAAAATGAACTATTAGCATACACACAGAAATTTGAAGATACAAATGACAAATTTTTAGCCGTAGGAACATATCTAAATCCTATTCATCAAGACGAATTTCTGGACAAAAAAAATGAGCATTTCATCATCTCAATCTATCCAAAAGATAGCAAAATCAACTACTCTTCATTTAAAGTAAATGGTGATAATAACGGAACTAAAATATCTGTTTTAGAAGACAGCGATCCACTTTTAAAACTAACAACATTTCAAATGCCGTGGGGAATTTATCTAAAAGTAAGTGCGCCGCAAAAAAATAGCGACACACTAAATCTTAGTTTTGAGCGGTTTGCAGATTTAAACGGAACTTCTCATCCACTCCAGGTATCATTAAATTTTCGAAAAATTGCGAAATCTTTGTATTGGAATTCAAAATAG
- a CDS encoding putative protein (DUF2325 domain) (Pfam match to PF10087.5 DUF2325), protein MSVLVIGADEITPIKAVLRDLGASSIEHWDARNENRVNRKPIPQNTECVIMLTSFLNHNTMKKIKGEAKKRNIPIVCAKRSVSCVFCEYCKVFGLDKEFGCQGSK, encoded by the coding sequence ATGTCAGTATTAGTAATAGGCGCAGATGAAATAACGCCGATAAAAGCTGTTTTAAGAGATTTAGGTGCTAGTAGCATTGAGCATTGGGATGCGAGAAATGAAAACAGAGTAAATCGCAAACCTATACCGCAAAATACGGAGTGCGTGATTATGCTAACTAGCTTTTTAAATCATAATACGATGAAAAAGATCAAAGGCGAAGCTAAAAAGCGCAACATTCCTATAGTTTGCGCTAAAAGAAGTGTAAGTTGCGTTTTTTGCGAATACTGCAAAGTATTTGGACTAGATAAAGAGTTTGGTTGCCAAGGCTCAAAATGA
- the fldA gene encoding flavodoxin (Pfam match to PF00258.21 Flavodoxin_1), which yields MTGIIYGSSMGNTEEAANLIAANLGIDEVLNIADTDAATINGFDKLIIGSSTWGSGDLQDDWDSFDFDKLEVSGKTIALFGMGDSSSYSDTYCNAMGILYEKLSQKGANIVGAISTDGYEFDESEAVKDGKFVGLALDADNDSDKTEDRIKAWVEIIKPNFS from the coding sequence ATGACAGGTATAATTTATGGTAGCAGTATGGGAAATACTGAAGAAGCAGCAAATTTAATAGCTGCAAATTTAGGTATTGACGAAGTTCTAAACATCGCCGATACTGATGCGGCTACGATAAATGGCTTTGATAAGCTTATCATCGGTAGCTCTACTTGGGGAAGCGGTGATTTGCAAGATGATTGGGATAGCTTTGATTTCGATAAGCTTGAAGTTAGTGGTAAAACCATCGCTCTTTTTGGTATGGGGGATAGCTCAAGCTATTCAGATACATACTGTAACGCTATGGGAATACTTTACGAAAAATTATCTCAAAAAGGTGCGAATATAGTAGGCGCTATATCTACAGACGGTTATGAATTTGATGAAAGTGAAGCTGTAAAAGATGGCAAATTCGTAGGACTTGCACTAGATGCGGATAATGATAGTGATAAAACCGAAGATCGCATAAAAGCTTGGGTGGAAATAATAAAACCTAACTTTTCATAG
- the luxS gene encoding S-ribosylhomocysteine lyase (Pfam match to PF02664.11 LuxS), with protein MPLLDSFKVDHTVMNAPGVRLAKVMNTPKGDKITVFDLRFCKPNIEILPQKGTHTLEHLFAGFMRDHLNSSDVEIIDISPMGCRTGFYMSLIGTPSWEIVAKAWEESMKDILNVKSQDDIPELNKYQCGTCTLHSLDEAQDIARNILDKGIGYIDNEAIKLDMSKI; from the coding sequence ATGCCATTACTTGATAGTTTCAAAGTAGATCATACCGTTATGAATGCACCAGGAGTTCGTTTAGCTAAAGTTATGAATACTCCAAAAGGAGATAAAATAACTGTTTTTGATCTTAGATTTTGTAAGCCAAATATTGAAATTTTACCGCAAAAAGGTACGCATACTTTAGAGCATCTGTTTGCTGGATTTATGAGAGATCATTTAAACAGCAGCGACGTTGAGATAATCGATATATCGCCTATGGGCTGTAGAACTGGATTTTATATGAGTCTTATAGGTACGCCATCTTGGGAGATAGTAGCAAAAGCGTGGGAAGAGTCTATGAAAGATATATTAAACGTTAAATCTCAAGATGATATTCCGGAGTTAAATAAATATCAGTGCGGAACATGCACGTTGCACTCTTTAGACGAAGCTCAAGATATCGCTAGAAATATCTTAGATAAAGGCATTGGTTATATAGATAATGAAGCTATAAAACTAGATATGAGTAAGATTTAG
- the ung gene encoding uracil-DNA glycosylase, family 1 (Pfam match to PF03167.15 UDG) — protein MTIDLAKVKIEESWKEVLKDEFLSSYFLEIKLNLINALKNGKVYPPSNLIFNAFNLTPFDKVKVVILGQDPYHNEGEAMGLSFSVPKGVRVPPSLANIYKELRDDLGIVEPNCGDLSYWAKQGVLLLNATLSVGARMANSHSNFGWQIFSDAVIKHISEKKVGVVFMLWGNYARAKANLIESNKHLVLTAAHPSPLARGAFFGSRHFSKCNNYLIKNGQTPIDWDLNNYKLN, from the coding sequence ATGACTATTGATTTAGCTAAAGTTAAAATCGAAGAAAGCTGGAAAGAGGTCTTAAAAGACGAATTTCTAAGTTCGTATTTCCTTGAAATTAAACTAAATTTGATAAACGCACTAAAAAACGGCAAAGTATATCCTCCAAGCAATCTTATATTTAACGCATTTAATCTAACACCATTTGATAAAGTTAAAGTAGTTATCTTAGGGCAAGATCCTTATCATAACGAAGGAGAAGCGATGGGGCTTAGCTTTTCTGTGCCAAAAGGCGTAAGAGTGCCACCTAGTTTAGCAAATATATATAAAGAATTAAGGGACGACTTAGGTATAGTAGAACCAAACTGTGGCGATCTATCGTACTGGGCAAAACAAGGAGTTTTGCTGCTAAACGCAACATTGAGCGTTGGAGCTAGAATGGCAAATTCGCATTCTAATTTTGGTTGGCAGATATTTAGCGACGCTGTTATAAAGCATATCAGTGAGAAAAAAGTAGGCGTGGTGTTTATGCTTTGGGGGAATTACGCAAGGGCAAAAGCAAACTTGATAGAATCTAATAAACACTTAGTTCTAACAGCAGCTCACCCAAGTCCATTGGCACGCGGCGCATTTTTTGGCTCACGTCACTTTTCAAAATGCAATAATTATCTTATCAAAAACGGTCAAACTCCGATTGACTGGGATTTAAACAACTATAAGTTAAACTAA
- the rplT gene encoding 50S ribosomal protein L20 (Pfam match to PF00453.14 Ribosomal_L20), with product MARVKTGVVRRRRHKKILKLARGFYSARHKHFRKAKEQLERSLVYAFRDRRAKKRDFRRLWIIRINAACRLNDISYSRFMNGLKKANIALDRKVLANLAMNDAAAFAAIVAEAKKAL from the coding sequence ATGGCAAGAGTTAAAACAGGTGTAGTAAGAAGAAGACGCCATAAAAAAATTCTAAAACTAGCTCGTGGATTTTACAGTGCTAGACATAAACATTTTAGAAAAGCAAAAGAACAATTAGAAAGAAGTTTAGTTTATGCATTCCGTGATAGACGTGCTAAAAAACGTGATTTCCGTAGATTATGGATCATCCGTATCAACGCAGCTTGCAGACTAAATGACATAAGCTATTCAAGATTTATGAACGGTCTTAAAAAAGCAAACATAGCATTAGACAGAAAAGTTTTGGCAAATTTAGCTATGAATGATGCAGCCGCATTTGCTGCTATCGTAGCAGAGGCTAAAAAAGCTTTATAA
- the rpmI gene encoding 50S ribosomal protein L35 (Pfam match to PF01632.15 Ribosomal_L35p) gives MPKMKSVRGAAKRFKVGKNKIKRGSAFRSHILTKKPSKRMRDLRQSHYVDSTNVSAVKKMLCI, from the coding sequence ATGCCAAAGATGAAATCTGTTCGCGGTGCAGCTAAACGCTTTAAAGTTGGTAAAAATAAGATAAAAAGAGGCTCAGCATTTAGAAGCCATATCTTAACAAAAAAACCAAGTAAGCGTATGAGAGACCTTAGACAATCACATTATGTTGATAGTACTAACGTTTCAGCCGTTAAAAAAATGCTTTGTATATAA